In the genome of Allorhizobium ampelinum S4, one region contains:
- a CDS encoding MarR family winged helix-turn-helix transcriptional regulator: MPSIQPASDLTAHLGYWLRHVSNHVSQAFARKVEAHGVTVAEWVLMRHLLEDEALAPSRLAERMGMTRGAISKLADRLIAKSMLVRVADPEDGRAQTLSLASAGRALVPKLAALADLNDAEFFDHLAPDDRAVLLCTLREIVEKHGLKSMPVD; encoded by the coding sequence ATGCCGTCAATCCAACCCGCGTCGGACTTGACCGCCCATCTCGGCTACTGGCTACGCCACGTCTCCAACCACGTCTCGCAAGCCTTTGCCCGCAAGGTTGAGGCGCATGGTGTGACGGTGGCGGAATGGGTGCTGATGCGCCATCTGCTGGAGGACGAAGCCCTTGCTCCGAGCCGTCTGGCTGAGCGTATGGGCATGACACGCGGCGCCATCTCAAAGCTGGCCGACCGGCTGATCGCCAAATCGATGCTGGTGCGCGTCGCCGATCCGGAGGACGGGCGGGCCCAGACGCTTTCACTCGCGTCCGCTGGCCGCGCCCTTGTGCCGAAACTGGCGGCGCTGGCCGACCTCAACGATGCCGAATTCTTCGATCACCTGGCACCGGATGACCGCGCGGTTCTGCTCTGCACCCTGCGGGAGATCGTAGAGAAACACGGTCTCAAATCCATGCCCGTCGATTGA